In the Rhododendron vialii isolate Sample 1 chromosome 2a, ASM3025357v1 genome, ATACTTTATTATAATCTTTTTCCTGCAAACTAAACAATATAACATAATTATCAGAAAGATAATAGAAGTACTCAACTAAGCACATTTAATAACTAGCAACATATGGTATTGGGGCCTGTAAGTGTCAATATTATGTGCTCATCAACCTCCATACGGCAAAGTGTTGTTTGCCCAGGATTGAATCCTACTCAAAATTTTCTCCTTTAGTTGGCTGCAATCTGCTGCTTTCAGCCTTGTTGATATCAAAGGAACCCCTAAGTATTTGATAgggagggatccctcactgatGGGGAGGATATTGCCCAGAGAGGTCTTCACTACCTCAGTAACACCAGAATAGAAAATTCAACTCTTTAGCAAGTTGGGCTGAAGGCCCGAGAGCAAGTGAAAATCCTTCAAAACCTCTGCTATTAGATGAAAAGATCCTTCATCAGCACCAGCAAGGATAAACTAGTCATCTGCAAACATTACTATCTTTTCTGGAAATGGAATGCCTTGATTGAAAAGGCAAATGTGACAGCAAAGAGCAGAGTAAACCCAACTACAACGAGGGCAACTTTTCCCACAAAGTCATGTTTGAACCCCAACTCCTTATTTTGTCCTGAATATCTGCAAACTGAGAAGTAACCAATCCATATAGATTCCAAGAGACAGGGGAAGCGTAATAGTACCACATCCACCACACCGGTATTCTCTGTCAGGAAACCCCCCcctcccaaaaagaaaaaagaaaaaagaatcctTTCAAGGTGTGTGTGATCTGTGTCACATGGAATTGTGTACGAATGTCGTATATACGTTTGAGAGTTGAATTCATCTAAGTCTCATGTCAACTACTGAGTTCGGATGTGGGTATCGGTTTTAAGTGTCAGTCTGTCAGACATTCATCTTGCTCTCATAGTCTCATGTCAAGGTGTGAACATTGGATGTGTGTAAGTGGACAAGTACCGGATTAATCAATCTAGTTCTCATGTCAAAAGCACCATGAGAAGGCAAAAAGCACCATCAGAAAGCTCTTCCAAAAACAATAAGTGAAAGATAGGGTGTGTCTCTTTGGTGCAAGCAAATGGAGTACCACGTGCACAACAAAAACTCTTCCTAGTTAACAAATCTCTAAATGTATtcgcttttctttttttttcttcttttcttcctaCTGTAAATGGTGTTTCATGCATGATATGAGATATCAATCATATTATGCCACGTTCTTGGTAACTGGTAAGTATGTCGGGCATGTAGCCTGGATCCTTGCACAGGGTCGACTGTCCAACTCTTGTTCTTTATACATTTAGAAGAGTCCATATAACATATTGTGATTCTTCTGTTGGGAAAGAGGAGTTGAATTCCTTGGGATTAACTTACTGTCTTTGGAATTACGAATCCGGAGAAAAGTTTCCACAATGCATAGAAGCCAGATGAGACTATAGCAGCAATGTAGTGGTTGGGAGGTGCTGCCACTGCCATCATTCCATAGAAAGTGAAGTATAACAAGGTGAAATACATGAAGTACAAATACCACAAGAATTTGGAAACTGTCCACTCAAATCCAATCATAGCGTAAACTATGACTCCGTACGTGACAGTCTGAACAAAGATATAAGGAATCTCCATCCCAATCTGCAAAACAGGATCAGTTGTGGTGATAAAGTTGGCGATAAGTGTGGATATAAGCATTCTCTTGTTACATAAATTCTGGAAGGTAATTTTGTTAGCAATATATCTACGCTGCTCTAAATCCAGCTTGGCCCAAAAATTTGACAATCTACCATGAGATGGTATAACTCATTAGGAGGCAGTGAGTTTTGCCTAGTGACTTAGGCAAtgcaagagcatctccagcactGGCTAGCTAGTTAAGATAGGAAATTTGTCAGAAAGTACTTTAGCTAGCCACTAAATGTTTGAGCTCCCCAACAGGCTAGGCTTTTTGTTATATGCAAAGGAGAAAAAGGTAACCTGTATCAGGTCTCTATTTTTTGAGTCttgctagccgtaccgaccaaagcccaccgaaatcgtaccgacggccaccgccAGGCCGAtacgagccgtccaaaatttttttaaaaaaaaaccgagggggcccacgcgagaatcaatggcatccgatgtgtgtatggtggttggatcaagcacccaatTTTTCGTGTattcgtgtatatacatatatatacgaaaaattgggtgcttgatccaaccacCATAAACACAtgggatgccattgattctcgcgcgggccccctcggttttttttttttagaatttttggacagatcggatcggtcgtccggtggccagagacggcccggcggtggccgtcggtactaTTTCGGTGGGCTTTGGTCGGTCCTCATAGGATTTATGCTATTTTTTTGCTGTTGCaagagctcttttttttttttttttttccctttcccaacAGTCATGTTTCCTTTTTCACATTTCTAACTACTTTTTTCTTTCATCTATAAATTAGTTATAATATCTTAAATTTCCACAACCatctcaattttaattttttccccccTAAACTTCATTCTTTTCCCTATTTCCTCTCATATAGGAGAAGTATTTTTCTCAATGCATAGTCAAAATACCATCAATCAACTAGACACTGCCACCCACAATGGACCAAAATCCATGATACAAAAGAAACCAAGTTGAATATAGGTGGCTTGACATGAAAGAAAATACGGGAGCCAACCTGGAAAAAACAGGAGTTCCGAACCTAATCTAGATGACTAGATCCAAACATCATCcaaaacatatatacaaagaaagaaaatacagCCACAAAGGAAGGAAAACTCCTATTGGTGGCCTGACATGAAGCCTCTCCGAAAGTCTGCCTGAGTTGCAGCATAATCTACTCCATTAGACTCCATCTATTCATCAGCTGGCCCATCACAGATTGCCAGCCAACAGTTTGGCCATCTCAGGCAAACATCAATATCTTACTCACTATCTTAGGATGTTTAAAGTaacaaaaattctaactccCTACCTACTTACACACCTATATACAGACCCATACTTACAATAgaggtggggcccacacacactggatgtgtagtgtgtgcgggttccacctctattgtgagtgtgggtgtgtaagTGGGTGTGGAAGTAAAATGATTGTTAAAGTAAACGGACACGAGGACATGACATGACACGGCCTTACGTGCCGATACTTGAAACGGACACGACGCAAACACTCTTAAACTAATTCAAGCAACTGATATAGCATGAAATGGCTTCAAGAAATTTGAAGCCTACCAGTAACTCAAGAAAGAAAATACATCTATCAGAATTCAACACCATGTATCAGAGTGACATCTAAGGTCAAGACTTTACAAACTCAACCTAAGAAGTCTTTACAAACATTTTGACATGGAAGCTTTCCATTCCTTGGATTGGTTTCAGCAAAAGAGATTTTTTATGTTGGTCTCATATTGGTAGGGTAGAGATTGGTTTGACGGCAAGTTATAATGACTCTTTCACTCCAAGGGATGTGCAACCCCTTACATACATGGTACTTGTGAGTCAATGGAGGTAGGAAACTCTTATCTATGTGAAATGCGTACACAATTCTCAAGTTAAACTATTCaacaaagacgaaaaaaatattactaagaaagaagaagttatGGAAAGTTATTATGAGGTAGCTGCAGAGCCTAAGATTACTACTGAAATTATGAAATCCTCACTGCATAACTAACTAAACACAAACCAAAAGCAATGTAGAAGATTATGGATATATCGAGGCAAGATTTTTACCCCCCCAAAACTCCATTTCTCTAGCTTGTTCTCCACCCCCTCATTTACACAATTGGGACTCAAGAAATTCGCCAAACATTTTCTGGGGATTCTTCCAACAAATTTTTGGGGTAAACTTGATCCCATTCAAAGCCAACAGTCCTCATACTCATTGCTAGACTATATAGCCACACCACAAACTAGAACCATAAAAAACCCCAACCACCCAACCCCCCTCATTTATGCACCAAATACACCACCTACTGACAGACCCTCTCAATCACTCTTTAACTCCCTCTTGTCTTGCCTTATCACTGTTGGCGTGAATCGTGTAGATATTAATCTTTTCC is a window encoding:
- the LOC131315599 gene encoding pleiotropic drug resistance protein 1-like, yielding MLISTLIANFITTTDPVLQIGMEIPYIFVQTVTYGVIVYAMIGFEWTVSKFLWYLYFMYFTLLYFTFYGMMAVAAPPNHYIAAIVSSGFYALWKLFSGFVIPKTFAGKRL